In a genomic window of Balaenoptera ricei isolate mBalRic1 chromosome 3, mBalRic1.hap2, whole genome shotgun sequence:
- the LOC132362451 gene encoding LOW QUALITY PROTEIN: protein FAM170A-like (The sequence of the model RefSeq protein was modified relative to this genomic sequence to represent the inferred CDS: inserted 1 base in 1 codon): protein MRRRQKRKHLESEESQETAEKGGGISKSQEDPARLGSPVVAQGCSPGAGEVSSASEYFSCASSPRKLIRGGIWRLHRDTPQPRAPLARVQEQEETAPPPQCVAFSSPSFSKTSLYTNKEERGMKIYYMRVKTIKGVAVSWETEKPSGLLEKRPRIEEVTLPEDVRVGSPRSAVSTRNRLSDSEPTGEEKECEERAEPYSPSGSAAVQERPRAKTPDWLVTMEAGFRCMACCRVFPTLEILRQHVRYGVQEGFSCHVFHLTMAQLMGNVESESTTEEEVEEEXGEEEEKQGAKENEEEQPTGEDLSPRRPWSQCPGCVFHSPKDRNN, encoded by the exons ATGAGACGGCGACAAAAGAGGAAACATCTGGAAAGTGAAGAGTCCCAGGAAACTGCGGAGAAGGGAGGAG GAATCTCGAAGTCACAAGAGGATCCCGCTCGGCTTGGATCCCCTGTGGTGGCCCAAGGCTGCAGCCCAGGGGCAGGGGAGGTCTCCTCTGCCTCTGAATACTTCTCCTGTGCTTCTTCTCCACGCAAGCTCATCCGCGGTG GAATCTGGAGATTACATCGAGACACTCCCCAGCCTAGAGCACCCCTAGCCCGGGTTCAGGAACAAGAGGAGACCGCTCCGCCACCACAGTGTGTCGCCTTCTCATCGCCTTCATTCAGTAAGACCTCTCTGTATAcaaacaaagaggaaagaggcatgAAAATATACTACATGCGGGTGAAGACGATCAAGGGTGTAGCTGTCTCCTGGGAGACAGAGAAACCCTCGGGCTTGCTAGAAAAGCGGCCGAGGATAGAAGAAGTGACCCTTCCTGAGGATGTGCGGGTAGGCTCTCCCCGCTCTGCTGTGTCCACCAGAAACCGCCTGTCTGACAGTGAGCCCACTGGGGAGgagaaagagtgtgaggaaagggCAGAGCCATACAGCCCATCAGGGTCAGCTGCAGTCCAGGAGAGACCCAGGGCCAAGACACCGGACTGGCTGGTGACCATGGAGGCCGGCTTCAGGTGCATGGCCTGCTGCCGGGTGTTCCCCACCTTGGAGATCCTCCGGCAGCACGTGCGGTACGGCGTCCAGGAGGGCTTCAGCTGCCATGTCTTTCATCTCACCATGGCCCAGCTGATGGGCAATGTGGAATCCGAGAGCACCaccgaggaggaggtggaggagg gaggagaggaggaggagaagcaagGAGCAAAGGAGAATGAGGAGGAGCAGCCCACGGGGGAAGACCTCAGCCCGAGGAGACCGTGGAGCCAATGTCCAGGCTGCGTGTTTCATTCTCCGAAGGACAGGAA CAACTGA